In a genomic window of Streptomyces noursei ATCC 11455:
- the trpA gene encoding tryptophan synthase subunit alpha, with translation MAGNIELLTSVLAQARAEDRAALVGYLPAGFPTIDGGIRAMTEMLDGGCDIVEVGLPHSDPVLDGPVIQTADDIALRAGIRITDVLRTVREVHAATGAPVLCMTYWNPVDRYGVERFAADLAEAGGAGCILPDLPVEESEVWRKAAEQHGLATVFVVAPSSRDERLAKITAAGSGFVYAASLMGVTGTRASVGREAEDLVARTRATTDLPVCVGLGVSNAEQAREVAAFADGVIVGSAFVKCLLAADGDIDAGLAAVRTLAGQLGDGVRRRGATRD, from the coding sequence ATGGCGGGCAACATCGAACTCCTGACGTCCGTCCTGGCGCAGGCCCGCGCCGAGGACCGGGCCGCGCTGGTCGGCTACCTCCCGGCCGGCTTCCCCACCATCGACGGCGGCATCCGGGCCATGACCGAGATGCTGGACGGCGGCTGCGACATCGTCGAGGTCGGGCTGCCGCACAGCGACCCGGTCCTGGACGGCCCGGTGATCCAGACCGCCGACGACATCGCGCTGCGCGCCGGCATCCGGATCACCGACGTGCTCCGCACGGTCCGCGAGGTGCACGCCGCCACCGGGGCGCCGGTGCTCTGCATGACGTACTGGAACCCCGTCGACCGCTACGGCGTCGAGCGGTTCGCCGCCGACCTCGCCGAGGCGGGCGGCGCCGGCTGCATCCTGCCGGACCTCCCGGTCGAGGAGTCCGAGGTCTGGCGGAAGGCCGCCGAGCAGCACGGCCTGGCCACCGTCTTCGTGGTCGCGCCGAGCAGCCGGGACGAGCGGCTGGCCAAGATCACCGCGGCCGGCAGCGGCTTCGTCTACGCCGCCTCCCTGATGGGCGTCACCGGCACCCGCGCGTCCGTCGGCCGCGAGGCGGAGGACCTGGTGGCCCGCACCCGCGCCACCACCGACCTGCCGGTCTGCGTCGGACTCGGCGTCTCCAACGCCGAGCAGGCCCGTGAGGTGGCCGCCTTCGCCGACGGTGTGATCGTCGGCTCGGCGTTCGTCAAGTGCCTGCTGGCGGCCGACGGCGACATTGACGCCGGACTCGCCGCGGTGCGGACCCTCGCCGGCCAACTCGGCGACGGCGTGCGCCGGCGCGGCGCGACCCGGGACTGA
- a CDS encoding VIT1/CCC1 transporter family protein: MEIMDTAAPTHVAHRDNHTHRDVNGGWLRPAVFGAMDGLVSNLALMTGVAGGAVSQQTIVITGLAGLAAGAFSMAAGEYTSVASQRELVVAELDIERAELRKHPKDEQEELAALYESRGVEPELARKVAEQLSRDPEQALEIHAREELGIDPSDLPSPAVAAVSSFGSFALGALLPVLPYLLGASALWPAVLLALLGLFGCGAVVARVTARSWWFSGLRQLALGGAAAGVTYGLGALFGTVMG, translated from the coding sequence ATGGAGATCATGGACACGGCCGCGCCGACGCACGTGGCGCACCGCGACAACCACACCCACCGTGATGTCAACGGTGGCTGGCTGCGCCCCGCGGTCTTCGGTGCGATGGACGGCCTGGTGTCCAACCTCGCCCTGATGACGGGAGTGGCCGGCGGCGCGGTGTCGCAGCAGACGATCGTGATCACCGGCCTGGCGGGGCTGGCGGCCGGCGCGTTCTCGATGGCCGCGGGGGAGTACACCTCGGTGGCTTCGCAGCGTGAGCTGGTGGTCGCGGAGCTGGACATCGAGCGGGCCGAACTGCGCAAGCACCCGAAGGACGAGCAGGAGGAGCTGGCGGCCCTCTACGAGTCCCGTGGGGTGGAGCCGGAGCTCGCCCGGAAGGTGGCCGAACAGCTCTCCCGCGACCCCGAGCAGGCGCTGGAGATCCATGCGCGCGAGGAATTGGGAATCGATCCGTCGGACCTTCCTTCTCCGGCCGTCGCCGCCGTTTCCTCCTTTGGTTCCTTTGCTCTGGGCGCGCTTCTGCCTGTCCTTCCTTACCTGTTGGGGGCCAGCGCGCTCTGGCCGGCGGTGCTGCTGGCGCTGCTCGGGCTCTTCGGCTGCGGCGCCGTGGTGGCGCGCGTGACGGCCCGTTCGTGGTGGTTCAGCGGGCTGCGTCAACTGGCTCTGGGCGGCGCCGCGGCGGGCGTGACGTACGGCCTCGGCGCGCTGTTCGGAACGGTGATGGGTTGA
- a CDS encoding DsbA family protein: protein MNQKNQDGQNRDGTSSARERLQAQRIKEKSRARRVRQAVVGGAVVAALAVAGGVAVWVSSGGGSGSTAETAFALPKKASDGNKPAVPVGAPGAHSTLVVWEDFRCPACQQFETGFRPVIHQLQDSGQLKVEYHLATLIDGNTGGSGSLNAGNAALCAQDAGKFRDYHDVLYSHQPPEQQDRFSDKKYLIQLAGKVGGLASPAFTKCVDDGRYDAFVRKSNEAFTSAGFRGTPTVLLNGKDLAQVQGGRVTPAELKKMVLDANKGKQPGKG, encoded by the coding sequence GTGAACCAGAAGAACCAAGACGGCCAGAACCGTGACGGAACGAGCAGCGCCCGCGAGCGGCTGCAGGCCCAGCGCATCAAGGAGAAGTCGCGCGCCCGGCGGGTCCGCCAGGCCGTCGTCGGCGGCGCGGTGGTGGCGGCGCTCGCGGTGGCCGGCGGGGTCGCCGTGTGGGTGTCCTCCGGCGGCGGGTCCGGCAGCACCGCCGAGACCGCGTTCGCCCTCCCCAAGAAGGCCAGCGACGGCAACAAGCCCGCCGTCCCGGTGGGCGCGCCCGGCGCGCACTCCACCCTCGTGGTCTGGGAGGACTTCCGCTGCCCGGCCTGCCAGCAGTTCGAGACCGGCTTCCGCCCGGTGATCCACCAGCTCCAGGACTCCGGCCAGCTCAAGGTGGAGTACCACCTCGCCACCCTCATCGACGGCAACACCGGCGGCTCCGGCTCGCTGAACGCCGGCAACGCCGCCCTGTGCGCCCAGGACGCTGGGAAGTTCCGCGACTACCACGACGTCCTCTACTCCCACCAGCCGCCCGAGCAGCAGGACCGCTTCAGCGACAAGAAGTACCTGATCCAGCTGGCCGGGAAGGTCGGCGGCCTGGCGTCGCCCGCCTTCACCAAGTGCGTCGACGACGGCCGGTACGACGCCTTCGTCCGCAAGTCCAACGAGGCGTTCACCAGCGCCGGGTTCCGCGGCACCCCGACCGTCCTGCTCAACGGCAAGGACCTCGCCCAGGTCCAGGGCGGCCGGGTCACCCCGGCCGAGCTCAAGAAGATGGTTCTGGACGCCAACAAGGGCAAGCAGCCCGGCAAGGGCTGA
- the gltB gene encoding glutamate synthase large subunit, with the protein MRFASTHSATTSSAAAAWSPMDGRPAQQGMYDPRNEHDACGVGFVATLTGEASHALVEQALTVLTNLEHRGATGSEPDSGDGAGILLQIPDAFLREEVTFELPAAGSYAAGIAFLPSDAHEAADAVSRIETLAGEEGLTVLGWRVVPVAPQLLGNGARATMPAFSQLFVADRRGVADGGDTGLALDRKAFALRKRAEREAGVYFPSLSARTIVYKGMLTTGQLEPFFPDLSDRRFATAVALVHSRFSTNTFPSWPLAHPYRFVAHNGEINTVKGNRNWMRARESQLASALFGAGAPENLDRLFPVCTPDASDSASFDEVLELLHLGGRSLPHAVLMMVPEAWENATAMDPARRAFYQYHSTMMEPWDGPACVTFTDGTQVGAVLDRNGLRPGRYWVTDDGLVVLSSEVGVLDIDPAKVVRKGRLQPGKMFLVDTAEHRIIEDDEIKAQLAAEHPYQEWLDAGLIDLADLPEREHIVHTHASVTRRQQTFGYTEEELRVILAPMAKAGAEPIGSMGTDSPIAALSERPRLLFDYFTQLFAQVTNPPLDAIREELVTSLVSSLGPQGNLLEPTAASCRSVTLPFPVIDNDELAKLVHINADGDMPGMKAVTLAGLYRVSGGGESLAARIEEICAEADAAIADGARLIVLSDRHSDAEHAPIPSLLLTAAVHHHLIATQTRTQVGLLVEAGDVREVHHVALLIGYGAAAVNPYLAMESVEDLVRAGTFLPGLEADTAIKNLIKALGKGVLKVMSKMGISTVASYRGAQVFEAVGLDDEFVAKYFQGTATKIGGAGLDVVAKEVAARHAKAYPASGIAATHRALEIGGEYQWRREGEPHLFDPETVFRLQHSTRARRYDIFKQYTERVNEQAERLMTLRGLFSFAADRPSIPLDEVEPASEIVKRFSTGAMSYGSISREAHETLAIAMNQLGAKSNTGEGGEDPERLYDPARRSSIKQVASGRFGVTSEYLVNADDIQIKMAQGAKPGEGGQLPGHKVYPWVAKTRHSTPGVGLISPPPHHDIYSIEDLAQLIHDLKNANPAARIHVKLVSEVGVGTVAAGVSKAHADVVLISGHDGGTGASPLTSLKHAGGPWELGLAETQQTLLLNGLRDRIVVQTDGQLKTGRDVVIAALLGAEEFGFATAPLVVSGCVMMRVCHLDTCPVGIATQNPVLRERFSGKAEFVVNFFEFIAEEVRELLAELGFRSLDEAVGHAEVLDVARAVDHWKAQGLDLAPLLHVPDLAEGAVRHQITTQDHGLEKALDNELIKLAADALSADTAEAAQPVRAQVAIRNINRTAGTMLGHEVTKKFGGAGLPDDTIDLTFTGSAGQSFGAFLPRGITLRLEGDANDYVGKGLSGGRIVVRPDRGADHLAEYSTIAGNTLAYGATGGELYLRGRVGERFCVRNSGATVVSEGVGDHGCEYMTGGHAVVLGETGRNFAAGMSGGTAYVIDLDPDNVNKELADAVRPLDDTDKRWLHDVVRRHQEETGSTVAEKLLADWDAAAARFRKVVPATYQAVLAAKDAAERAGLSESETHEKMMEAATNG; encoded by the coding sequence ATGCGCTTCGCGTCCACGCACTCCGCGACCACCAGCAGCGCCGCCGCCGCTTGGTCGCCCATGGACGGGCGCCCCGCCCAGCAGGGGATGTACGACCCGCGCAACGAGCACGACGCCTGCGGCGTCGGCTTCGTGGCCACCCTCACCGGTGAGGCCAGCCACGCCCTGGTCGAACAGGCCCTGACGGTGCTGACCAACCTGGAGCACCGCGGCGCCACCGGCTCCGAGCCCGACTCGGGCGACGGCGCGGGCATCCTGCTCCAGATCCCGGACGCGTTCCTTCGCGAAGAGGTCACCTTCGAGCTCCCCGCGGCCGGCTCCTACGCCGCCGGCATCGCCTTCCTGCCCTCCGATGCCCACGAGGCGGCCGACGCCGTCTCACGGATCGAGACGCTTGCCGGTGAGGAGGGCCTCACGGTCCTCGGCTGGCGGGTCGTTCCGGTCGCCCCGCAGCTGCTGGGCAACGGCGCCCGCGCCACCATGCCGGCGTTCTCCCAGCTGTTCGTCGCGGACCGGCGCGGCGTCGCCGACGGCGGGGACACCGGGCTGGCGCTGGACCGCAAGGCGTTCGCGCTGCGCAAGCGCGCCGAGCGGGAGGCCGGGGTGTACTTCCCCTCGCTGTCCGCCCGCACGATCGTCTACAAGGGCATGCTGACCACCGGCCAGCTGGAGCCCTTCTTCCCGGACCTGTCCGACCGCCGGTTCGCCACCGCCGTCGCCCTGGTCCACTCGCGGTTCTCCACCAACACCTTCCCGAGCTGGCCGCTGGCCCACCCGTACCGCTTCGTCGCCCACAACGGCGAGATCAACACGGTCAAGGGCAACCGCAACTGGATGCGCGCCCGCGAGTCCCAGCTGGCCAGCGCGCTGTTCGGCGCCGGGGCCCCCGAGAACCTCGACCGGCTCTTCCCGGTCTGCACCCCGGACGCCTCCGACTCCGCCTCCTTCGACGAGGTCCTGGAACTGCTCCACCTCGGCGGGCGCTCGCTGCCGCACGCGGTGCTGATGATGGTCCCCGAGGCGTGGGAGAACGCCACCGCCATGGACCCGGCCCGGCGGGCCTTCTACCAGTACCACTCCACGATGATGGAGCCCTGGGACGGCCCGGCCTGTGTCACCTTCACCGACGGCACCCAGGTCGGCGCGGTCCTGGACCGCAACGGTCTGCGCCCGGGGCGCTACTGGGTCACCGACGACGGCCTGGTCGTGCTCTCCTCCGAGGTCGGCGTCCTGGACATCGACCCGGCCAAGGTCGTCCGCAAGGGCCGCCTCCAGCCCGGCAAGATGTTCCTCGTCGACACCGCCGAGCACCGCATCATCGAGGACGACGAGATCAAGGCCCAGCTGGCCGCCGAGCACCCCTACCAGGAGTGGCTGGACGCCGGCCTGATCGACCTGGCCGACCTGCCCGAGCGCGAGCACATCGTGCACACCCACGCCTCGGTCACCCGTCGCCAGCAGACCTTCGGCTACACCGAGGAAGAGCTCCGGGTCATCCTCGCCCCGATGGCCAAGGCGGGCGCCGAGCCGATCGGCTCGATGGGCACCGACTCGCCGATCGCCGCGCTCTCCGAGCGCCCCCGGCTGCTCTTCGACTACTTCACCCAGCTCTTCGCGCAGGTCACCAACCCGCCGCTGGACGCCATCCGGGAGGAGCTCGTCACCTCCCTGGTCTCCTCCCTCGGCCCGCAGGGCAACCTGCTGGAGCCCACCGCGGCCTCCTGCCGCAGCGTGACCCTGCCGTTCCCGGTCATCGACAACGACGAGCTGGCCAAGCTCGTCCACATCAACGCCGACGGCGACATGCCCGGCATGAAGGCCGTGACCCTCGCCGGCCTCTACCGGGTCTCCGGCGGCGGTGAGTCGCTGGCCGCCCGGATCGAGGAGATCTGCGCCGAGGCCGACGCCGCCATCGCCGACGGCGCCCGGCTGATCGTGCTCTCGGACCGGCACTCGGACGCCGAGCACGCGCCGATCCCGTCGCTGCTGCTGACCGCCGCGGTCCACCACCACCTCATCGCCACCCAGACCCGCACCCAGGTCGGGCTGCTGGTCGAGGCCGGCGACGTCCGCGAGGTGCACCACGTCGCGCTGCTGATCGGCTACGGCGCCGCCGCGGTCAACCCGTACCTGGCGATGGAGTCCGTCGAGGACCTCGTCCGCGCCGGCACGTTCCTGCCCGGCCTGGAGGCCGACACCGCCATCAAGAACCTGATCAAGGCGCTCGGCAAGGGCGTCCTGAAGGTGATGTCCAAGATGGGCATCTCCACCGTCGCCTCCTACCGTGGCGCGCAGGTCTTCGAGGCCGTCGGCCTGGACGACGAGTTCGTCGCGAAGTACTTCCAGGGCACCGCCACCAAGATCGGCGGCGCCGGCCTGGACGTCGTCGCCAAGGAGGTCGCGGCCCGGCACGCCAAGGCGTACCCGGCGTCCGGCATCGCCGCCACCCACCGCGCGCTGGAGATCGGCGGCGAGTACCAGTGGCGCCGCGAGGGCGAGCCGCACCTCTTCGACCCGGAGACCGTCTTCCGGCTCCAGCACTCCACCCGGGCGCGCCGCTACGACATCTTCAAGCAGTACACCGAACGGGTGAATGAGCAGGCGGAGCGGCTGATGACGCTGCGCGGTCTGTTCTCCTTCGCCGCGGACCGCCCGTCGATCCCCCTGGACGAGGTCGAGCCGGCCTCCGAGATCGTCAAGCGGTTCTCCACCGGCGCGATGTCCTACGGCTCGATCTCCCGCGAGGCCCACGAGACCCTCGCGATCGCCATGAACCAGCTCGGCGCCAAGTCCAACACCGGTGAGGGCGGCGAGGATCCGGAGCGCCTGTACGACCCGGCGCGCCGCTCCAGCATCAAGCAGGTCGCCTCCGGCCGCTTCGGCGTGACCTCCGAGTACCTGGTCAACGCTGACGACATCCAGATCAAGATGGCCCAGGGCGCCAAGCCCGGCGAGGGCGGCCAGCTGCCCGGCCACAAGGTCTACCCGTGGGTCGCCAAGACGCGTCACTCGACGCCCGGCGTCGGCCTGATCTCGCCGCCGCCGCACCACGACATCTACTCCATCGAGGACCTCGCCCAGCTCATCCACGACCTGAAGAACGCCAACCCGGCCGCCCGCATCCACGTGAAGCTGGTCTCCGAGGTCGGCGTCGGCACGGTCGCGGCGGGCGTCTCCAAGGCGCACGCCGACGTGGTCCTCATCTCCGGCCACGACGGCGGCACCGGTGCCTCCCCGCTGACCTCGCTGAAGCACGCCGGCGGCCCCTGGGAGCTCGGCCTGGCCGAGACCCAGCAGACCCTGCTGCTCAACGGCCTGCGCGACCGCATCGTGGTGCAGACCGATGGCCAGCTGAAGACCGGCCGCGACGTCGTCATCGCCGCGCTGCTGGGCGCCGAGGAGTTCGGCTTCGCCACCGCGCCGCTCGTCGTCTCCGGCTGCGTCATGATGCGCGTCTGCCACCTGGACACCTGTCCGGTCGGCATCGCCACCCAGAACCCGGTGCTGCGCGAGCGGTTCAGCGGCAAGGCCGAGTTCGTCGTCAACTTCTTCGAGTTCATCGCCGAGGAGGTCCGCGAGCTCCTCGCCGAGCTGGGCTTCCGCAGCCTGGACGAGGCCGTCGGCCACGCCGAGGTCCTGGACGTCGCCCGGGCGGTGGACCACTGGAAGGCCCAGGGCCTGGACCTCGCCCCGCTGCTGCACGTCCCCGACCTGGCCGAGGGCGCGGTCCGCCACCAGATCACCACCCAGGACCACGGCCTGGAGAAGGCGCTGGACAACGAGCTGATCAAGCTCGCCGCGGACGCGCTGTCCGCGGACACCGCCGAAGCCGCCCAGCCGGTCCGCGCCCAGGTCGCGATCCGCAACATCAACCGCACCGCCGGCACCATGCTCGGCCACGAGGTCACCAAGAAGTTCGGTGGCGCGGGCCTGCCCGACGACACCATCGACCTCACCTTCACCGGCTCGGCCGGCCAGTCGTTCGGTGCGTTCCTGCCCCGCGGCATCACCCTCCGCCTGGAGGGCGACGCCAACGACTACGTCGGCAAGGGCCTGTCCGGCGGCCGGATCGTGGTCCGCCCGGACCGCGGCGCCGACCACCTCGCCGAGTACTCCACCATCGCCGGCAACACCCTCGCCTACGGCGCCACCGGCGGCGAGCTGTACCTGCGCGGCCGGGTCGGCGAGCGGTTCTGCGTCCGCAACTCCGGTGCCACGGTGGTCTCCGAGGGCGTCGGCGACCACGGGTGCGAGTACATGACCGGCGGCCACGCCGTCGTCCTGGGCGAGACCGGCCGCAACTTCGCGGCGGGCATGTCCGGCGGTACCGCCTACGTCATCGACCTCGACCCGGACAACGTCAACAAGGAACTGGCCGACGCGGTCCGCCCGCTCGACGACACCGACAAGCGGTGGCTGCACGATGTCGTGCGCCGCCACCAGGAGGAGACCGGCTCCACCGTCGCCGAGAAGCTCCTCGCCGACTGGGACGCGGCGGCAGCCCGCTTCCGCAAGGTCGTCCCGGCCACCTACCAGGCAGTGCTCGCCGCCAAGGACGCCGCCGAGCGAGCCGGGCTCTCCGAGTCCGAGACCCACGAGAAGATGATGGAGGCGGCGACCAATGGCTGA
- the trpB gene encoding tryptophan synthase subunit beta produces MSSESSRFFLPDTEGQVPSAEGYFGAFGGKFIPEALVAAVDEVAAEYEKAKADPAFAAELDDLMVNYTGRPSALTEVPRFAEHAGGARVFLKREDLNHTGSHKINNVLGQALLTKRMGKTRVIAETGAGQHGVATATACALFGLECTVYMGEVDTQRQALNVARMRMLGAEVIAVKSGSRTLKDAINEAFRDWVANVDRTHYLFGTVAGPHPFPALVRDFHRVIGVEARRQILERTGRLPDAALACVGGGSNAIGLFHAFLPDTGVRLIGCEPGGHGIETGEHAATLTEGTPGILHGSRSYVLQDEDGQITEPYSISAGLDYPGIGPEHAYLKDVGRAEYRAVTDDAAMQALRLLSRTEGIIPAIESAHALAGALEVGRELGPDGLLLVNLSGRGDKDMDTAARYFGLYGNDDQTGEGDK; encoded by the coding sequence ATGTCCTCCGAAAGTTCCCGTTTCTTCCTTCCCGATACGGAAGGTCAAGTGCCCAGCGCCGAGGGCTACTTCGGCGCGTTCGGCGGCAAGTTCATCCCCGAGGCGCTGGTCGCCGCGGTGGACGAGGTCGCCGCCGAGTACGAGAAGGCCAAGGCGGACCCCGCGTTCGCCGCCGAGCTCGACGACCTGATGGTCAACTACACCGGCCGGCCCAGCGCGCTCACCGAGGTGCCCCGGTTCGCCGAACACGCCGGCGGGGCCCGGGTGTTCCTCAAGCGCGAGGACCTCAACCACACCGGCTCCCACAAGATCAACAACGTGCTGGGCCAGGCGCTGCTCACCAAGCGGATGGGCAAGACCCGGGTCATCGCCGAGACCGGCGCCGGCCAGCACGGCGTCGCCACCGCCACCGCCTGCGCCCTCTTCGGCCTCGAATGCACCGTCTACATGGGCGAGGTCGACACCCAGCGGCAGGCACTGAACGTCGCCCGGATGCGGATGCTCGGCGCCGAGGTCATCGCCGTGAAGTCCGGCAGCCGCACCCTCAAGGACGCCATCAACGAGGCGTTCCGCGACTGGGTCGCCAACGTCGACCGCACCCACTACCTCTTCGGCACGGTCGCCGGCCCGCACCCCTTCCCGGCCCTGGTCCGCGACTTCCACCGGGTCATCGGCGTCGAGGCCCGCCGTCAGATCCTGGAGCGCACCGGCCGGCTGCCGGACGCCGCCCTGGCCTGCGTCGGCGGCGGTTCCAACGCCATCGGCCTGTTCCACGCCTTCCTGCCCGACACCGGCGTCCGCCTGATCGGTTGCGAGCCCGGCGGCCACGGCATCGAGACCGGCGAGCACGCCGCCACCCTCACCGAGGGCACCCCCGGCATCCTGCACGGCTCCCGCTCCTACGTCCTCCAGGACGAGGACGGCCAGATCACCGAGCCGTACTCGATCTCGGCCGGCCTGGACTACCCCGGCATCGGCCCCGAGCACGCCTACCTCAAGGACGTCGGCCGCGCCGAGTACCGCGCGGTGACCGACGACGCGGCGATGCAGGCCCTGCGGCTGCTGTCCCGCACCGAGGGCATCATCCCGGCCATCGAGAGCGCCCACGCGCTGGCCGGCGCCCTGGAGGTCGGCCGGGAGCTGGGCCCCGACGGCCTGCTGCTGGTCAACCTCTCCGGGCGCGGCGACAAGGACATGGACACCGCCGCCCGCTACTTCGGGCTCTACGGCAACGACGACCAGACCGGCGAGGGGGACAAGTGA
- a CDS encoding ADP-ribosylglycohydrolase family protein, with amino-acid sequence MTDATTLATATQPDPEPPDPARPPAPYDDAPAAGPAAPPPEVPQLEDRAAGALVGAAVGDALGGPVEGLTPEQIVARHGGRIEGIVGPFHADWRTARPLAPYHKGDGHITDDTLMTHALVRVYETVRDHLDAYDVADHLVPDLIGTPRWIPELEAEALPLQRIFLAEKWIVARLHYGHADPREAGVGNIVNSGAAMYMTPVGVVNAGNPDRAYAEALDISAAHQSSYGREAAGVFAAAVAAAFLPDATAASVVGHALRLAKDGTRAAIEAVCDVAAPHTDYESALVPLRAAVAPFDTVGPDYREPSLGARRPSRLHAVEELPIALGMLLVADGDYRATALGAVNYGRDCAAIATMAGALAGALRGAAAVPAEWSTEVARASRLDLHAPATALAAVTREVFARDRARQLRHEQAFCAIAARTAPTEASGR; translated from the coding sequence ATGACGGACGCCACCACCCTCGCCACCGCGACGCAACCGGACCCGGAACCACCGGACCCGGCCCGGCCCCCGGCGCCGTACGACGACGCCCCGGCGGCCGGGCCGGCCGCCCCGCCGCCCGAGGTCCCCCAGCTGGAGGACCGGGCGGCCGGCGCGCTCGTCGGGGCCGCGGTCGGCGACGCCCTCGGCGGGCCGGTCGAGGGTCTGACGCCGGAACAGATCGTGGCCCGGCACGGCGGTCGGATCGAGGGCATCGTCGGGCCGTTCCACGCGGACTGGCGCACCGCCCGGCCGCTCGCGCCGTACCACAAGGGCGACGGCCACATCACCGACGACACCCTGATGACCCATGCGCTGGTCCGGGTCTACGAGACGGTCCGCGACCACCTCGACGCCTACGACGTCGCCGACCACCTCGTCCCCGACCTGATCGGCACGCCCCGCTGGATCCCCGAACTGGAGGCCGAGGCGCTGCCGTTGCAGCGGATCTTCCTCGCCGAGAAGTGGATCGTGGCGCGGCTGCACTACGGGCACGCCGATCCGCGCGAGGCCGGCGTCGGAAACATCGTCAACTCCGGTGCGGCGATGTACATGACGCCGGTCGGCGTGGTCAACGCCGGTAATCCGGACCGGGCTTACGCCGAGGCACTGGACATCTCCGCCGCCCACCAGTCCTCCTACGGCCGGGAGGCGGCCGGGGTGTTCGCCGCCGCGGTGGCCGCCGCGTTCCTGCCGGACGCCACCGCGGCCTCGGTCGTCGGGCACGCGCTGCGGCTGGCGAAGGACGGCACCCGGGCGGCGATCGAGGCGGTCTGCGACGTCGCCGCGCCGCACACCGACTACGAGTCCGCGCTGGTCCCGCTGCGAGCCGCGGTCGCCCCGTTCGACACCGTCGGCCCCGACTACCGCGAACCGTCGCTGGGTGCCCGCCGGCCCTCCCGGCTGCACGCCGTCGAGGAACTCCCCATCGCCCTGGGCATGCTGCTGGTCGCCGACGGCGACTACCGGGCCACCGCGCTCGGCGCGGTCAACTACGGGCGCGACTGCGCCGCCATCGCCACGATGGCCGGTGCGCTCGCCGGCGCCCTCCGCGGCGCGGCGGCGGTGCCCGCCGAGTGGAGCACCGAGGTCGCCCGGGCCAGCCGGCTCGACCTGCACGCCCCGGCCACCGCGCTGGCCGCCGTCACCCGCGAGGTGTTCGCCCGCGACCGGGCCCGGCAGCTGCGCCATGAGCAGGCGTTCTGCGCCATCGCGGCGCGGACGGCGCCGACCGAGGCCAGCGGGCGCTGA
- the lgt gene encoding prolipoprotein diacylglyceryl transferase, producing the protein MDLAFIPSPPIGVVHLGPIPLRGYAFCIIIGVFVGVWLGNRRWVQRGGRSGTVADIAVWAVPFGLVGGRLYHVITTYEPYFGKNGNPIDAFKVWQGGLGIWGAVALGALGAWIGCRRRGIPMPAYADALAPGLAIGQAIGRWGNWFNQELYGKPTDLPWALKIDPDPAIGRIGGTYHPTFLYESLWCLGVAALVIWADKRFRLGHGRVFALYVAAYCTGRAWIEYMRVDEAHHILGMRLNVWTALIVFVLAVVYMVVSAKKAPGREEIVEPEWQLGEGARNGAEGAGADKGVKLDKADKAGRADKVEKAEKSEKPEKAADKSDRAGEAAEEDAKGSAAADGNGEDATGAERADGSASGSAEAAGSAGGAKP; encoded by the coding sequence ATGGACCTCGCATTCATTCCCAGCCCGCCGATCGGTGTCGTCCATCTCGGCCCGATCCCGCTGCGCGGCTACGCGTTCTGCATCATCATCGGCGTGTTCGTCGGCGTCTGGCTCGGCAACCGGCGCTGGGTGCAGCGCGGCGGCCGCTCCGGCACCGTCGCCGACATCGCCGTGTGGGCGGTGCCCTTCGGCCTCGTCGGTGGCCGTCTCTACCACGTCATCACGACGTACGAGCCGTACTTCGGCAAGAACGGCAACCCGATCGACGCCTTCAAGGTGTGGCAGGGCGGCCTCGGCATCTGGGGCGCGGTCGCGCTGGGCGCGCTCGGTGCCTGGATCGGCTGCCGGCGCCGGGGCATCCCGATGCCGGCCTACGCCGACGCGCTGGCGCCGGGCCTGGCCATCGGGCAGGCGATCGGCCGCTGGGGCAACTGGTTCAACCAGGAGCTGTACGGCAAGCCCACCGACCTCCCGTGGGCGCTGAAGATCGACCCGGACCCGGCCATCGGCAGGATCGGCGGCACCTACCACCCGACGTTCCTCTACGAGTCCCTGTGGTGCCTGGGCGTCGCGGCGCTGGTGATCTGGGCGGACAAGCGCTTCCGCCTCGGCCACGGCCGGGTCTTCGCGCTCTACGTCGCCGCCTACTGCACGGGCCGCGCCTGGATCGAGTACATGCGGGTCGACGAGGCGCACCACATCCTGGGCATGCGGCTGAACGTCTGGACCGCGCTGATCGTCTTCGTCCTGGCGGTCGTCTACATGGTCGTCTCGGCGAAGAAGGCCCCGGGCCGCGAGGAGATCGTCGAGCCGGAGTGGCAGCTCGGCGAGGGCGCCCGGAACGGCGCCGAGGGCGCCGGAGCCGACAAGGGCGTCAAGCTGGACAAGGCCGACAAGGCTGGCAGGGCTGACAAGGTCGAGAAGGCCGAGAAGTCGGAGAAGCCAGAGAAGGCCGCCGACAAGAGCGATAGGGCTGGCGAGGCCGCCGAGGAGGACGCCAAGGGCTCCGCGGCCGCCGACGGGAACGGCGAGGACGCGACCGGCGCCGAGCGTGCCGACGGTTCCGCGTCCGGTTCCGCCGAGGCCGCCGGGAGCGCCGGCGGCGCGAAGCCCTGA